The Christiangramia flava JLT2011 genome has a segment encoding these proteins:
- a CDS encoding ABC transporter ATP-binding protein: METILSLNNLTKRFGKITAVDNLSFSIEKGNVYGILGPNGSGKSTTLGMVLNVVNKTSGDFRWFDGTTSTHEALKKVGAIIEHPNFYPYMTAEQNLALVCKIKGTPPAKIHEKLKIVGLMDRKDSKFRTFSLGMKQRLAIASALLNDPEILILDEPTNGLDPQGIHQIREIIRQIAAGGTTILLASHLLDEVEKVCSHVVIIRKGVKLYSGPVDEIVNSHGFLELQASDMDKLEQLLQGHPGIGKITLKEGYLTAFLETPIDAEEINRYLFEKGLSLSYLRKRKESLEEQFLQLTNQISQN, encoded by the coding sequence TTGGAAACTATCTTAAGCCTGAACAACCTCACCAAAAGATTTGGCAAAATTACCGCCGTTGACAACCTGAGCTTCAGCATCGAAAAAGGAAATGTTTACGGAATCCTCGGACCCAACGGCAGCGGAAAATCCACCACCCTGGGAATGGTTTTGAACGTGGTAAATAAAACTTCCGGAGATTTTCGCTGGTTTGACGGCACGACTTCCACTCATGAAGCCCTGAAAAAAGTAGGGGCGATCATCGAACATCCCAATTTTTATCCTTACATGACCGCCGAACAGAACCTGGCCTTGGTTTGTAAGATCAAGGGAACTCCTCCCGCCAAGATCCATGAAAAACTGAAGATCGTTGGACTCATGGACCGAAAAGACAGTAAATTCCGCACTTTTTCGCTGGGAATGAAACAACGGCTGGCCATCGCCTCTGCCCTACTGAATGATCCTGAAATTCTGATTTTGGACGAACCCACCAATGGGCTGGATCCACAGGGAATTCACCAGATCCGGGAGATCATCAGGCAGATTGCAGCCGGAGGAACCACGATTTTGCTCGCTTCTCACCTCTTAGATGAAGTGGAAAAAGTTTGTTCCCATGTGGTCATTATCCGGAAAGGCGTGAAGTTATATAGCGGACCGGTAGATGAAATTGTGAATAGCCACGGATTCCTGGAACTGCAGGCAAGCGATATGGACAAACTGGAACAGTTGCTTCAGGGTCATCCCGGAATTGGGAAAATTACGCTGAAAGAAGGTTATTTAACCGCTTTTTTGGAAACGCCCATCGATGCGGAAGAGATCAACCGGTACCTTTTTGAAAAAGGCCTGTCACTTTCCTATCTCCGCAAGCGTAAAGAAAGTTTAGAAGAACAATTCCTTCAGTTAACCAATCAAATCTCTCAGAATTAA